In Candidatus Thermoplasmatota archaeon, the sequence AAAAGAGATATTATTGTCGTCGTGCTCGTTTTTCCCGTCGCATCCGTTTCTTCCGCCATTTCCAGCGCATTTTCCGTCGTTTTTTCCAGTCTCGCGAACTCCTTTTCATTGTGGTTGCCTCAATGTGTATCTTTTTATTCTAACTTTTCCCCTTAAAGAAATAGCCATATTTAATAGTTTAGGGTAAAGAGTACCTGTCGGTATCATGGTGAGTCACTGGGGATCAACCCAAACGTATTTACAACGCGTACAGTACCATGCTGTTGAAATCCATTCTTGTTTTCCATGGACTGGGTTTTTATGTCGAAAGATTCTGGTAAGTTTTAGGTCGCATTTTGGACAAGTACCATGATATTTTTCTTGGTATGGCTCGCCACCAATTGGATACATAAGTGTGTCTGATGCTACCGTATAGATATATCGACAGTTGGTACATTGCCATGCTGTCGGAATCCATTTTCGTTTTCCATCAACTGTTTTGTTTTGATACAGTCGCACTGCTTTTTGGGAACATTTCGGGCATTTCTTTTTAATATAATCACCATCGCATCAATTTTTTTTATTAAAATATCTGTGCATGACATCACGTATGAGGTTTTAAAGTATATGATACGGCAGAGATGAAACATCGGAATTTTTATGAACAAACAGTTGGATATCTTTTTGTGGAGTTAAAGAAGATACTGGTACGGCTGATCATCCTGTTGTGTATCTGGGGGGTTATTGCGATGGTTGCCTGGTCGTTTCCGGTGGTGCAGGAACCTGACAATCTTCCGTTAGAGTCGTGGAGTTATTACCATGGTCGATCTGATGTTGAACAGTTCCTACTAAAAAATCGAGATATGCTGTTAGTGGTGTTATTTGTTGGTGCGATGATTTCTGAAATTGTAGTATTTTTTCGTGAGTTTTTTATCATGAAGAGATGAGCGGGCCTGGAGGGATTTGAACCCTCGACCTTTCGGTTAAGAGCCGATTGCTCCACCTAGCTGAGCTACAGGCCCATAAGAAAAAAACATAAGAGAATGAAGGGAAAACTTACGGGTTCTTAAGTGTTTTCCTGAAGGAGTTTCTTGATTTCAGCGTCATCTACTTTGGATAAATACTTGGCATCGATCCGTTCGGTGACGTAAACATCATGACCTGCACGATATATCTTTACACCGTCGTCTCGTGCCTGTTTTCCATCAATGCGAAGGAGGAGTGGTTGGTCGGTTCGAACTTTTCCTGCTTCAAGTGCTTTTTTGATGCTGCCGCTCAGATGGACTTGTTTTCGATCAATGGGATTAAGTCCTTTTTCAAGGATTACATCGATTTCTTCTTCAGTTGCAGGGTAGTAATAGGTATCTAACTCTGCTTGGGGTAGATCATCTAGGAAGACGCCGACGGTATGACCGTAGGTTGCTCGGATCATACCGCCGTCAACCTGATATCTACCTTTTGGATCGGTGAGTGCTATTGCTTCAATATGTTGGGTTCGAAGCCAATGAAAACCTGATCGGTTTCCT encodes:
- a CDS encoding RNA 2'-phosphotransferase, whose product is MLGECDQHGYYRGEVCPMCTKKGKFLMSDKELNTLGRIMAGVLRHFPEKLGLMIDGRGWVDISKFVEAIGGNRSGFHWLRTQHIEAIALTDPKGRYQVDGGMIRATYGHTVGVFLDDLPQAELDTYYYPATEEEIDVILEKGLNPIDRKQVHLSGSIKKALEAGKVRTDQPLLLRIDGKQARDDGVKIYRAGHDVYVTERIDAKYLSKVDDAEIKKLLQENT